A window of the Stigmatella aurantiaca genome harbors these coding sequences:
- a CDS encoding type II secretion system protein GspG translates to MSTPSPPHPKLNAKAWLRDLLLWALTCLGIVLGSGLLAAGCQFLSAHRQEAGRKPDVARLDLEAIHRALRTYHAAHQRFPSTEESLRTLVDTQHLEQLPHDPWGNPYEYELRGERPVVWSRGADGLPGGEGPDADLFDAQQK, encoded by the coding sequence ATGTCCACTCCTTCCCCGCCGCATCCGAAGCTGAACGCCAAGGCTTGGCTGCGCGATTTGCTGCTGTGGGCCTTGACCTGCCTGGGCATCGTCCTGGGCTCGGGCCTGCTGGCCGCTGGCTGCCAGTTCCTGAGCGCGCACAGGCAAGAGGCCGGACGGAAGCCAGACGTCGCACGCCTGGACCTGGAGGCCATCCACCGGGCCTTGAGGACCTATCACGCGGCGCATCAGCGCTTTCCTTCCACGGAGGAGAGCCTCCGCACACTGGTGGACACCCAGCACCTGGAGCAGCTTCCGCACGACCCCTGGGGCAACCCCTACGAGTATGAGCTCCGCGGAGAACGTCCCGTGGTCTGGAGCCGGGGTGCCGACGGACTCCCGGGCGGTGAGGGCCCGGACGCGGATCTCTTTGACGCACAGCAGAAGTAA
- a CDS encoding GFA family protein: MNASSSPRAGLQTYKGSCHCGAVRLEVTFDVSAGTSRCNCTFCTKGAWWGIHVKPDAFRLLSGQEVLRTYSRSAQGVSPRFCGVCGNGLFGYGDVPELGGAFCAVNLHCLDDVDLTGIQVTYLDGRHDTWATLAVAPYVSPFSA, translated from the coding sequence ATGAACGCCTCTTCCTCTCCTCGCGCGGGTCTTCAGACGTACAAGGGCAGTTGTCACTGCGGGGCCGTGCGTCTGGAGGTCACCTTCGATGTGAGCGCCGGGACGAGCCGGTGCAACTGCACCTTCTGCACCAAGGGCGCGTGGTGGGGCATCCACGTGAAGCCGGACGCCTTCCGCTTGCTGTCAGGTCAGGAGGTGTTGCGTACCTACTCGCGCTCGGCGCAAGGGGTGAGCCCCCGGTTCTGCGGGGTCTGCGGCAACGGGCTCTTCGGGTACGGCGACGTTCCGGAGCTGGGAGGGGCGTTCTGCGCGGTGAACCTCCACTGTCTGGACGACGTGGATCTCACCGGCATCCAGGTGACGTACCTGGACGGACGCCATGACACCTGGGCGACGCTCGCCGTGGCGCCCTACGTGAGCCCATTCTCCGCATGA
- a CDS encoding methyltransferase domain-containing protein, with the protein MNHPEEWTRRLLTDAGVREGMRVLDIGCGRGDVAFLAAQLVGTQGHVTGVDREEAPLQAGRERARELGLANVRFVQADLASPPAELGPFDAITCRRVLMYQPDAVACLRRLASLLVPGGLIVLQEHDSTAMPICQPAMPLHEQVSGWMWKTVAREGADIHMGLHLAPALVQAGFTVERVRAEATVLTPDQTHHIGMIVRAMQGRIVEKGVATVEELAAGTLDERLTTERRETNGTCLWEMVFGAWARKAV; encoded by the coding sequence ATGAACCATCCGGAAGAATGGACGCGGCGGCTGCTCACCGACGCAGGCGTGCGCGAGGGCATGCGCGTGCTCGACATCGGCTGTGGGCGCGGCGATGTGGCCTTCCTGGCGGCCCAGCTCGTGGGCACACAGGGACACGTCACAGGCGTCGACCGGGAGGAAGCGCCGCTCCAGGCCGGACGTGAGCGCGCCCGCGAGCTCGGCCTGGCGAATGTCCGCTTCGTGCAAGCCGATCTCGCCTCACCGCCCGCGGAGCTGGGCCCCTTCGACGCCATCACCTGCCGGCGCGTGCTGATGTACCAGCCGGATGCCGTCGCCTGCCTCAGGCGTCTTGCCAGCCTGCTGGTCCCCGGCGGCCTGATCGTCCTTCAGGAGCACGACTCGACCGCGATGCCCATCTGCCAGCCCGCGATGCCGCTGCACGAGCAGGTGAGTGGCTGGATGTGGAAGACGGTCGCGCGCGAGGGCGCCGACATCCACATGGGCCTTCACCTCGCCCCGGCGCTGGTGCAGGCCGGGTTCACGGTGGAGCGGGTCCGCGCCGAGGCGACCGTGCTGACGCCGGACCAGACGCACCACATCGGCATGATTGTCCGCGCGATGCAGGGCCGCATCGTCGAGAAGGGGGTCGCGACGGTGGAAGAACTCGCAGCCGGCACGCTCGACGAGCGGCTCACCACGGAGCGGCGGGAGACGAACGGCACCTGCCTCTGGGAGATGGTGTTCGGGGCCTGGGCCCGGAAGGCCGTCTGA
- a CDS encoding class I SAM-dependent methyltransferase, with amino-acid sequence MAQYDNIGGKYEQFKNTAALPVPEQHTFLKMVGALQGKRVLDLACGGGHYSRLLKQQGASEVLGVDISPEMVAVAQKREQEQPRGIRYQVSDATHLPELGAFDLVTAIYLLNYARTREELTSMCQSAHRNLVAGGRFIAFTIEPGFELAKSNWAKYGFEVVSERFEDGRHVAQARFLTDPPAALEYFRWSAATYEEAMKQAGFQRLEWRHFEIPPEALTKFGADFWKDYQDNPLLVALSGWK; translated from the coding sequence ATGGCGCAGTACGACAACATCGGCGGCAAGTACGAGCAATTCAAGAACACGGCAGCCCTGCCCGTCCCGGAGCAGCACACGTTCTTGAAGATGGTGGGCGCCTTGCAGGGCAAGCGGGTTCTGGACCTGGCGTGCGGCGGAGGCCACTACTCGCGGCTGCTGAAGCAGCAGGGCGCCAGCGAGGTGCTGGGCGTGGACATCTCCCCGGAGATGGTGGCCGTGGCCCAGAAGCGCGAGCAGGAGCAGCCCCGGGGCATCCGCTATCAGGTGTCCGACGCCACGCACCTGCCCGAGCTGGGGGCGTTCGACCTGGTCACGGCCATCTACCTGCTCAACTACGCGCGGACCCGGGAGGAACTCACGAGCATGTGCCAGAGCGCCCACCGCAACCTGGTGGCGGGCGGACGCTTCATTGCCTTCACCATCGAGCCGGGCTTCGAGCTGGCGAAGTCGAACTGGGCGAAATACGGCTTCGAGGTGGTGAGCGAGCGCTTCGAGGATGGGCGCCACGTGGCCCAGGCGCGCTTCCTCACGGACCCGCCCGCGGCACTCGAATACTTCCGCTGGTCCGCCGCCACCTACGAGGAGGCAATGAAGCAAGCCGGTTTCCAGCGGCTGGAATGGCGGCACTTCGAGATTCCTCCCGAAGCGCTCACGAAGTTCGGCGCGGACTTCTGGAAGGACTACCAGGACAACCCGCTGCTGGTAGCCCTCAGCGGCTGGAAGTGA
- a CDS encoding sigma-70 family RNA polymerase sigma factor: MPPEGSPEDVFNLLRPRLLRIAYRMLGTMAEAEDVVQEAYLRWHQTDPATVRNAEALLVSTVTRLCLDVLKSARVQRVEYVGTWLPEPIVEQVEGDDLTLTLMMALERLSPLERAAFLLHDVFGMDFDEVAKAIGREPAACRQLASRARVHVREARPRFPVPEEQGRELASAFYAASRSGDMHALQELLAQDVVTYSDGGGRVLAALNPIQGREKTVRFFDGMHRRGWMERAQQVYAGLIDGLPAFVTIEADGTWQTMSFALEAGRIVAIYITRNPDKLHTLRQKLS; this comes from the coding sequence ATGCCGCCTGAGGGCTCCCCCGAGGACGTGTTCAACCTCCTCCGCCCGCGCTTGCTCCGCATCGCCTACCGGATGCTGGGCACGATGGCGGAGGCGGAGGACGTGGTGCAGGAGGCTTATCTGCGCTGGCACCAGACGGACCCCGCCACCGTGCGCAATGCCGAGGCCCTGCTCGTGAGCACGGTGACGCGGCTGTGCCTGGATGTCCTCAAGTCCGCCCGGGTCCAGCGCGTGGAGTACGTGGGGACTTGGCTGCCGGAGCCCATCGTCGAGCAGGTGGAGGGAGACGACTTGACGCTGACCCTGATGATGGCCCTGGAGCGCCTGTCCCCTCTGGAGCGGGCCGCGTTCCTGCTGCATGACGTGTTCGGCATGGACTTCGACGAGGTGGCCAAAGCCATCGGCCGGGAGCCCGCCGCGTGCCGGCAGCTCGCCAGCCGGGCGCGGGTCCACGTGCGCGAGGCCCGGCCCCGCTTCCCGGTGCCGGAGGAGCAGGGGCGCGAGCTCGCCTCCGCGTTCTATGCGGCGTCCCGCAGTGGGGACATGCACGCGCTCCAGGAACTGCTCGCTCAGGACGTCGTCACGTACTCCGATGGTGGCGGCCGGGTTCTCGCGGCCCTCAACCCTATCCAGGGCCGGGAGAAGACCGTGCGCTTCTTCGACGGCATGCACCGGCGCGGGTGGATGGAGAGGGCCCAGCAGGTGTACGCGGGGCTCATCGACGGGCTGCCGGCGTTCGTCACCATCGAGGCGGACGGCACGTGGCAGACCATGTCGTTCGCCCTGGAGGCGGGCCGCATCGTGGCCATCTACATCACGCGCAATCCCGACAAGCTGCACACCCTCCGCCAGAAGCTGAGCTAG
- a CDS encoding helix-turn-helix transcriptional regulator, protein MVQTSARLLRVLSLLQSRRFWAGGDLAQELGVTERSVRRDMDRLRTLGYPVHATAGVGGGYQLGAEKELPPLPLEDDEAVAVAVGLRTAAAGPVKGLEEAAVRALGKLEQVLPKRLRRRVNALQAVSVRLGDAGPTVDAGLLASIANACRDGELLRFGYGSRDGTASQRSVEPYRLVHTSHRWYLLAYDVEREGWRTFRIDRIREGLETGRAFKARPLPAEDVAAYVSQAVSTEAYRFRARVTVHAPAHTVSEQLSGVAARIEPVEGERCLVHTGGDSLETLAFHLGWMGFDFEVHEPKELAEHLRRLSERLARAANGIERASRP, encoded by the coding sequence ATGGTCCAGACCTCGGCCCGGCTGCTCCGGGTGCTGTCCCTGTTGCAGTCCCGGCGCTTCTGGGCGGGCGGAGACCTGGCGCAGGAATTGGGCGTCACCGAGCGCAGCGTCCGCCGGGACATGGACCGGCTGAGGACCCTTGGCTATCCGGTCCACGCGACGGCGGGCGTCGGGGGCGGCTACCAGCTCGGTGCCGAAAAGGAGCTGCCCCCGCTGCCCCTGGAAGACGACGAGGCGGTGGCCGTCGCGGTGGGCTTGCGCACGGCGGCGGCCGGACCGGTGAAGGGCCTGGAGGAGGCCGCGGTGCGTGCCCTTGGCAAGCTGGAGCAGGTGCTCCCGAAGCGGCTGCGGCGCAGGGTAAACGCGCTCCAGGCCGTGAGCGTACGGCTCGGGGATGCGGGGCCCACGGTCGATGCGGGACTGTTGGCGTCGATCGCGAATGCCTGCCGCGACGGTGAGTTGCTCCGGTTCGGCTACGGCAGCCGCGATGGAACGGCCAGCCAACGCTCGGTCGAGCCCTACCGCCTCGTACACACCAGCCACCGGTGGTACCTCTTGGCGTATGACGTGGAACGGGAAGGATGGCGCACGTTCCGCATTGACCGCATCCGCGAGGGGCTGGAGACGGGACGCGCCTTCAAAGCCCGGCCGCTGCCCGCCGAGGACGTGGCCGCCTATGTCTCGCAAGCCGTCTCGACGGAAGCCTACCGGTTCCGCGCCCGCGTGACGGTGCACGCCCCCGCCCACACCGTCTCCGAGCAGTTGTCGGGTGTGGCCGCCCGCATCGAGCCCGTAGAGGGCGAGCGCTGCCTTGTCCACACCGGCGGCGACAGCCTGGAGACCCTCGCCTTCCACCTGGGGTGGATGGGGTTCGACTTCGAGGTGCATGAGCCGAAGGAGCTCGCCGAGCACCTGCGCCGCCTGTCCGAGCGCCTGGCCCGGGCCGCGAACGGAATCGAACGGGCTTCGCGCCCATGA
- a CDS encoding SUF system Fe-S cluster assembly regulator, which yields MFRMSKMTDYGLVLLTELAREAGTCTARELAERTRVPLPSVSKVLKGLQSAGVLVSHRGAMGGYGLARPAAAIPLTQVISALEGPVAVTACVQHTDGEPSCELESVCRIRGHWRVINQAIQEALGRLTLADLCAPELRVERLVGLNLPVRTDAGGAS from the coding sequence ATGTTTCGAATGAGCAAGATGACCGATTACGGCTTGGTGTTGCTGACGGAGCTGGCGCGCGAGGCCGGCACGTGCACGGCACGCGAGCTGGCCGAGCGCACGCGCGTGCCGCTGCCGTCGGTGAGCAAGGTGCTCAAGGGGTTGCAGAGCGCCGGCGTGCTGGTGTCTCACCGGGGCGCCATGGGCGGCTACGGTCTGGCGCGGCCCGCGGCGGCCATCCCGCTGACGCAGGTCATCTCCGCGCTGGAGGGACCGGTGGCCGTCACCGCGTGCGTGCAGCACACGGATGGGGAGCCCTCGTGCGAGCTGGAGTCGGTGTGCCGCATCCGCGGCCACTGGCGCGTCATCAACCAGGCCATCCAGGAGGCGCTCGGGCGGTTGACGCTCGCGGACCTGTGCGCCCCGGAACTGCGCGTCGAGCGGCTGGTGGGGCTGAACCTGCCGGTGCGCACGGACGCGGGAGGAGCGTCATGA
- a CDS encoding carboxymuconolactone decarboxylase family protein, with the protein MKPRLDPFAAAPQVLQAMLELSKKVHDSGLEASLMELVKIRASQLNGCAFCLHMHTREARAQGETEERLYLLSAWNESPLYTGRERAALAWTEALTLVAQTRAPDADYAVLREHFSEEECVNLTLLIGVINTWNRIAVGFRSVHPVAQRRDAA; encoded by the coding sequence ATGAAGCCCAGACTCGACCCCTTCGCCGCCGCACCGCAAGTCCTCCAGGCCATGCTCGAACTGAGCAAGAAGGTCCATGACAGTGGTCTCGAAGCGAGCCTGATGGAGCTGGTGAAGATTCGCGCCTCGCAGCTCAACGGCTGTGCCTTCTGCCTCCACATGCACACACGGGAGGCCCGTGCGCAGGGGGAGACCGAGGAGCGCCTCTACCTGCTGAGTGCCTGGAACGAGTCGCCGCTCTACACCGGCCGGGAGCGCGCGGCGCTGGCGTGGACCGAGGCGCTGACGCTCGTGGCCCAGACACGTGCGCCGGATGCGGACTACGCTGTGCTACGGGAGCACTTCTCCGAGGAGGAATGCGTGAACCTGACGTTGCTCATTGGGGTGATCAACACCTGGAACCGGATCGCCGTGGGCTTCCGGTCCGTCCATCCGGTGGCGCAGCGCCGTGATGCCGCCTGA
- a CDS encoding ABC transporter substrate-binding protein, with the protein MRRQLPLLLATLALAFIACEKKSQPPPSPAPTEGGAAAKAPEAPPSTSDTILIGGVGSLTGNEATFGISARSGIEMAIQEANAAGGVKGKKLAVRVYDSQGKPEEAAQAVTRLIAQDKVAVIIGEAASSVSLAMAEKAQPAKVPMISYSSTAPEVTQKGDYIFRVCFIDPFQGLVMAKFAKENLKVSKVAILTDNKSAYSLGLADVFSAKFKEMGGEITGTESYSKGDTDFRAQLTAMKRSKPDAVFVPGYYTDVGIIARQARELGMKVPLLGGDGWDSDKLFELGGSAVEGSYFSNHYAADNPDPVLKVFIEKYQKAYGSVPDTVAALAYDATLVAVDAMKRAPDLSGPALRDAIAATKDFPGVAGKITLNAQRDAEKQAVVLKVEGGKTKFVTTVTP; encoded by the coding sequence ATGCGCAGGCAACTCCCGCTGCTCCTCGCAACCCTCGCCCTCGCGTTCATCGCGTGCGAGAAGAAGAGCCAGCCCCCGCCCTCCCCCGCCCCCACAGAAGGCGGCGCGGCGGCCAAGGCCCCGGAGGCTCCCCCGTCCACGTCCGACACCATTCTCATCGGCGGGGTGGGCAGCCTCACCGGCAACGAGGCCACCTTCGGCATTTCTGCCCGCAGCGGCATCGAGATGGCCATCCAGGAGGCGAACGCCGCGGGTGGGGTGAAGGGCAAGAAGCTGGCGGTGCGGGTGTATGACAGCCAGGGCAAGCCCGAGGAGGCCGCCCAGGCCGTCACCCGGCTCATCGCGCAGGACAAGGTGGCGGTCATCATTGGCGAGGCGGCGTCCTCCGTGTCGCTGGCCATGGCGGAGAAGGCCCAGCCGGCCAAGGTGCCGATGATCTCCTACTCCTCCACGGCGCCCGAGGTGACGCAGAAGGGCGACTACATCTTCCGCGTGTGCTTCATCGATCCGTTCCAGGGCCTGGTGATGGCGAAGTTCGCGAAGGAGAACCTGAAGGTGTCCAAGGTGGCCATCCTCACGGACAACAAGAGCGCGTACTCGCTGGGTCTGGCCGATGTGTTCTCCGCGAAGTTCAAGGAGATGGGCGGCGAGATTACCGGCACGGAGAGCTACTCGAAGGGGGACACGGACTTCCGGGCGCAGCTCACGGCCATGAAGCGCAGCAAGCCCGACGCGGTGTTCGTGCCGGGGTACTACACGGACGTGGGCATCATCGCGCGCCAGGCGCGGGAGCTGGGCATGAAGGTGCCGCTGCTGGGCGGAGATGGCTGGGATTCCGACAAGCTCTTCGAGCTGGGCGGCTCGGCGGTGGAGGGCAGCTACTTCTCCAACCACTACGCGGCGGACAACCCGGACCCGGTGCTCAAGGTGTTCATCGAGAAGTACCAGAAGGCCTATGGCTCCGTTCCGGACACCGTGGCGGCGCTGGCCTACGACGCGACCCTGGTGGCGGTGGATGCGATGAAGCGGGCACCGGACCTGTCCGGCCCAGCGCTGCGCGATGCCATCGCCGCGACGAAGGACTTCCCGGGCGTGGCCGGCAAAATCACCCTCAATGCCCAGCGCGACGCGGAGAAGCAGGCGGTGGTGCTCAAGGTCGAGGGCGGCAAGACGAAGTTCGTCACTACGGTGACGCCGTAG
- a CDS encoding YCF48-related protein: MKVLRSADAGRSWRVDAQVSKALADVLDTRGWNDPSILVWFSPQIGLAAGSLGSRVLRTADGGMSWRSIPLAEDLFVYDVERLGSRAWLCGSSGHIFRSDDAGASWRRLKGSPFDGDDRCMDMSFLNPEKGWAVGMNGSVWATEDGGENWQRLSSPELSPFTDLGGEHPGELRHVVRLAPQVAWVQGSGGRFLTEDGGRSWTAKPKAAGEDSAALSVARTEDGRRVVSVGPLEEKAPEGLWIPLMANDGDVVSVGEDTAVVLRESELFTYALGQLVRAGPPVRKGAGALTPLEGIARKNPRAWLGWAGTQVVSSHDEGQTWFRVGRVPEQTLRAFVFLKGNAVLAESGQGSLLRSNDFGRSWAPTAEPVDGYDFAVLSGRRPVPASPFACVLTTSPASLTVHFGILGCFSPPMGMLSVSMSPDGAEFSGTLPSRRPGVPETLTFGPRGYSREEGERLIRALWEDAIFQETQIDCGSTAAHTVIIEWSCPSGPIQEGKMSLLSSVCSPFGHEGYARARGVHDTALEALKATASP, encoded by the coding sequence ATGAAGGTCTTGCGGAGCGCCGATGCCGGCCGTTCCTGGCGAGTGGACGCACAGGTTTCGAAGGCCCTGGCAGATGTGCTCGACACCCGCGGGTGGAATGACCCATCGATTCTGGTGTGGTTCTCTCCCCAGATTGGCCTTGCCGCCGGTAGCCTCGGCAGCAGGGTGCTTCGAACGGCAGATGGAGGAATGTCCTGGCGGTCCATTCCGCTCGCGGAGGACCTCTTTGTATACGACGTGGAGCGTCTGGGCTCGCGCGCCTGGCTCTGTGGTTCGTCCGGACACATCTTCCGCAGTGACGATGCAGGAGCGAGTTGGAGGCGGCTGAAGGGCTCGCCCTTCGATGGCGACGACCGTTGCATGGACATGTCCTTTCTCAATCCGGAGAAGGGATGGGCCGTGGGCATGAACGGATCTGTTTGGGCGACGGAGGATGGCGGAGAGAACTGGCAGCGTCTGTCCTCGCCTGAGTTGTCACCCTTCACGGACCTGGGAGGAGAGCATCCTGGAGAGCTTCGCCATGTGGTTCGTCTCGCACCTCAAGTCGCTTGGGTACAGGGCTCGGGCGGGCGTTTCCTCACGGAAGATGGAGGAAGATCCTGGACGGCCAAGCCGAAGGCGGCGGGCGAAGACAGCGCAGCTCTGTCTGTCGCGCGCACAGAGGACGGGAGGCGCGTCGTGTCCGTGGGTCCTTTGGAGGAAAAGGCTCCGGAGGGGCTCTGGATTCCTCTCATGGCGAACGACGGAGACGTGGTTTCGGTGGGGGAGGACACCGCCGTGGTCTTGCGCGAGAGCGAGTTGTTCACCTACGCCTTGGGCCAACTGGTGCGCGCAGGGCCCCCTGTCCGCAAGGGCGCTGGCGCCCTCACTCCACTTGAGGGCATTGCCCGGAAGAACCCCAGGGCTTGGTTGGGATGGGCTGGGACACAAGTGGTCTCTTCCCATGATGAAGGGCAGACGTGGTTCCGGGTCGGCCGCGTTCCCGAGCAAACGCTGCGCGCATTCGTCTTCTTGAAGGGGAACGCCGTGCTTGCCGAGAGCGGTCAGGGGTCCTTGCTGCGCTCCAATGACTTCGGACGTTCCTGGGCCCCGACGGCCGAGCCCGTGGATGGCTATGACTTCGCCGTGCTTTCAGGCCGTCGCCCTGTTCCGGCATCACCCTTCGCGTGTGTCCTCACCACGTCGCCTGCCTCGCTGACGGTTCATTTTGGGATCCTGGGCTGCTTCAGTCCTCCCATGGGCATGCTCTCCGTGAGCATGTCTCCGGACGGCGCCGAGTTCTCGGGAACGCTTCCGTCACGGCGGCCAGGCGTGCCCGAAACCTTGACGTTCGGGCCGAGGGGGTATTCGCGCGAGGAGGGCGAGCGCCTCATCCGTGCGCTCTGGGAGGATGCCATCTTTCAGGAGACGCAGATCGATTGCGGCTCCACGGCGGCACACACGGTCATCATCGAGTGGTCCTGTCCTTCGGGGCCCATCCAAGAGGGAAAGATGAGCCTGCTGTCATCTGTCTGTTCGCCGTTCGGGCACGAGGGCTACGCGCGTGCCCGGGGCGTCCATGACACTGCCTTGGAGGCGCTCAAGGCTACGGCGTCACCGTAG
- a CDS encoding di-heme oxidoredictase family protein, with protein sequence MLRTYALCFFASGLLACSDAPFPQDSTDAEFDEVGVRANTQALGSVIVTEGSSRPRRRHENDQDFSKYNPFYWEGRQSSFKVEDFTPTGEKRIKFTLTTEWPQDYIPTRGPDFSAIYIGNPSASSETERSKFALNIRMTHVRDARVFEATLGPGEFAAFANQMQPGQILTFEFRFFLSESFSGWAAQKAKNPHNISAYYSEFLRIRIGQGGLFIDDPLTPNAVPTTQRYAGGWTTTPTTRVEPWRALQQQANNILPSNSQRFMTGRTWFHTDFVSGEHATDEADDKPTIFFDADRVSRSNHASSAYNVRSCSACHINNGTSLLPGTNTPVHTTVARTFDTRSGSSHGVFGKQLQTQGAHSEGTLTVASYETRVERLADGTEVVLKKPRFAVNSSLSQSYLGLSPRRPQAMIGLGLLAAVPEATLKQFAQQNGGTYRTIDGKMGRFGWKADQATLSHQIQAALNNDLGVLSSRFPSNDCGGRCTSGKGQLSAQAIADMEAYLSLLGVPPRMYPTSASGTKGPEVVKGEAVFDRLGCQRCHVKSMVTGTAPFPELAQQTIQPFTDLLLHDMGTGLSDGSPDGFGQKWRTPALWGLKNVKHATDSHVRDFPPGNINLLWQNAHAAADQNRIQLLHDGRAESLAEAILWHGGEAQTAVNLYKGLSLADRKALEAYLWDL encoded by the coding sequence TTGCTTCGGACGTATGCCCTGTGTTTCTTCGCGTCTGGCCTTCTGGCGTGTTCGGACGCCCCCTTCCCCCAGGACTCCACGGACGCGGAGTTCGATGAAGTGGGCGTCCGCGCGAATACCCAGGCGCTCGGCTCCGTCATCGTCACGGAAGGGTCGAGCCGCCCTCGCCGCCGCCACGAAAACGATCAGGACTTTTCCAAGTACAATCCCTTCTATTGGGAAGGCCGCCAGTCGAGCTTCAAGGTGGAGGACTTCACGCCTACCGGCGAGAAGCGCATCAAGTTCACGCTCACCACCGAGTGGCCGCAGGACTACATCCCCACGCGCGGCCCTGACTTCTCCGCCATCTACATCGGCAACCCCAGCGCGTCCTCCGAGACGGAGCGCAGCAAGTTCGCGCTCAACATCCGCATGACCCATGTGCGGGATGCCCGCGTCTTCGAGGCCACCCTGGGCCCCGGCGAGTTCGCGGCGTTCGCGAACCAGATGCAACCCGGGCAGATCCTCACCTTCGAGTTCCGCTTCTTCCTGAGCGAGAGCTTCAGCGGGTGGGCGGCGCAAAAGGCCAAGAACCCGCACAACATCTCGGCCTACTACTCAGAGTTCCTCCGGATCCGCATCGGCCAGGGGGGGCTCTTCATCGATGACCCGCTCACCCCCAACGCGGTTCCCACGACCCAGCGTTACGCCGGTGGCTGGACGACGACGCCCACCACCCGCGTGGAGCCCTGGCGGGCCCTCCAGCAACAAGCGAACAACATACTGCCCTCGAACTCGCAACGGTTCATGACGGGCCGAACCTGGTTCCACACCGACTTTGTCTCGGGCGAGCACGCGACCGACGAGGCGGATGACAAGCCCACCATCTTCTTCGATGCGGACCGCGTGAGCCGCAGCAACCACGCATCGAGCGCCTACAACGTCCGGAGCTGCAGCGCCTGCCACATCAACAACGGCACGAGCCTGCTTCCCGGCACCAATACGCCCGTCCACACCACCGTCGCGCGGACCTTCGACACCCGCAGCGGCAGTTCCCACGGAGTCTTTGGCAAGCAGCTCCAGACCCAGGGCGCCCACTCCGAGGGCACCCTCACCGTCGCCTCGTATGAGACCCGCGTGGAGCGCCTGGCCGACGGAACCGAGGTGGTGCTGAAGAAGCCGCGCTTCGCCGTGAACTCTTCCCTCTCCCAGAGCTACCTGGGCCTTTCCCCTCGCCGTCCCCAGGCGATGATCGGGCTCGGCCTGCTCGCGGCCGTTCCCGAGGCGACCCTCAAGCAGTTCGCGCAGCAGAACGGCGGCACCTACCGGACCATCGACGGGAAGATGGGCCGCTTCGGCTGGAAGGCCGACCAGGCGACCCTCTCCCATCAGATTCAGGCCGCGCTCAACAACGACCTGGGCGTCCTCAGCTCGCGCTTCCCGTCGAACGACTGCGGCGGGCGCTGCACGTCCGGCAAGGGCCAGCTGTCCGCTCAGGCCATCGCGGACATGGAAGCGTACCTCTCGCTGCTCGGCGTCCCTCCGCGCATGTACCCCACGAGCGCGTCCGGAACGAAGGGCCCGGAGGTGGTCAAGGGCGAGGCCGTGTTCGACCGGCTCGGCTGCCAGCGCTGCCACGTGAAGAGCATGGTCACCGGAACCGCGCCGTTCCCCGAGCTGGCGCAGCAGACCATCCAGCCGTTCACGGACCTGCTGCTGCATGACATGGGCACGGGGCTCTCGGATGGTTCGCCGGACGGCTTTGGCCAGAAGTGGCGGACCCCCGCGCTCTGGGGCTTGAAGAACGTGAAGCATGCGACGGACTCGCACGTCCGCGACTTCCCTCCCGGCAACATCAACCTGCTCTGGCAGAACGCTCATGCCGCGGCGGATCAGAACCGCATTCAGCTCCTGCACGATGGGCGCGCCGAGAGCCTGGCCGAGGCCATCCTCTGGCACGGCGGGGAGGCACAAACCGCAGTGAACCTCTACAAGGGCCTGTCCCTGGCCGACCGCAAGGCGCTCGAAGCGTATCTCTGGGATCTCTGA